In the Nomascus leucogenys isolate Asia chromosome 5, Asia_NLE_v1, whole genome shotgun sequence genome, one interval contains:
- the LOC100586508 gene encoding olfactory receptor 11L1 produces the protein MEPQNTSTVTSFQLLGFQNLLEWQTLLFVIFLLIYCLTITGNVVIITVVSQDQRLHSPMYMFLQHLSFLEVWYTSTTVPLLLANLLSWGQAISFSACMAQLYFFVFLGATECFLLAVMAYDRYLAICSPLRYPFLMHHGLCTRLVAVSWCTGVGTGFLPSLMISRLDFCGPNQINHFFCDLPPLMQLSCSSVYITEVTIFILSIAVLCICFVLTLGSYVFIVSSVLRIPSTSGRRKTFSTCGSHLAVVTIYYGTMISMYVCPSPHLLPEINKIISVFYTVVTPLLNPVIYSLRNKDFKEAVRKVMRRKCGVYGVRVKGSSLIR, from the coding sequence ATGGAACCCCAAAATACCTCCACTGTGACTAGCTTTCAGCTGTTAGGATTCCAGAACCTTCTTGAATGGCAGACCCTGCTCTTTGTCATCTTCCTGCTCATCTACTGCCTGACCATTACAGGCAATGTCGTCATCATCACCGTGGTGAGCCAGGACCAGCGACTGCACTCCCCTATGTACATGTTCCTCCAGCATCTCTCCTTTCTGGAGGTCTGGTACACGTCCACCACTGTGCCCCTTCTCCTAGCCAACCTGCTGTCCTGGGGCCAAGCCATCTCCTTCTCCGCCTGCATGGCACAGCTCTACTTCTTCGTGTTCCTTGGCGCTACGGAGTGCTTTCTCCTGGCTGTGATGGCCTATGACCGTTACCTGGCCATCTGCAGCCCGCTCCGCTACCCCTTCCTCATGCATCATGGGCTCTGCACCAGGTTGGTGGCGGTCTCCTGGTGCACAGGGGTCGGCACAGGCTTTCTGCCTTCCCTGATGATTTCCAGGTTGGACTTCTGTGGGCCCAATCAGATTAACCATTTCTTCTGCGACCTGCCCCCACTCATGCAGCTCTCCTGTTCCAGTGTTTATATCACCGAGGTGACCATTTTCATCCTGTCAATTGCCGTGCTGtgcatttgttttgttctgaCACTGGGGTCCTATGTTTTCATTGTGTCCTCCGTATTGAGAATCCCTTCCACCTCTGGCCGGAGAAAGACCTTTTCCACATGTGGCTCCCACCTGGCTGTTGTCACTATCTACTACGGGACCATGATCTCCATGTACGTGTGCCCCAGTCCCCACCTGTTGCCTGAAATCAACAAGATCATTTCTGTCTTCTACactgtggtcacaccactgctgAACCCAGTTATCTACAGCTTGAGGAACAAAGACTTCAAAGAAGCTGTTAGAAAGGTCATGAGAAGAAAGTGTGGTGTCTATGGAGTACGAGTAAAAGGAAGTTCCCTTATTAGGTAA